One window from the genome of Comamonas sp. lk encodes:
- a CDS encoding molybdopterin oxidoreductase family protein, which produces MPHSSDAPVQVIGACPHDCPDTCSLVTTVSQGAAIKVQGNTAHPHTGGVLCAKVSKYTERSYHADRVLQPLKRSGPKGSGQFVPVSWDEALADIAQRLHTIAQRDPEAILPYSYAGTMGMVQSESMDRRFFHQLGASLLDRTICASAGSEALAHTYGGKLGMRVQFFAESRLILIWGSNSIASNLHFWRYAQEAKRNGAKLICIDPRKSETADKCHEHLQLLPGTDAALALALMHELIVNNWLDEDYIAQYTQGWDALKERALQWTPERAAAVCGLAAEQIRSLARDYGTTEHAAIRLNYGMQRVRGGGNAVRAIACLPALIGAWRHRAGGLLLSSSGVSPFNRPQLHMPQLLGERRPRTLNMSQIGDVLLHPGNAEFGPRVEAVVVYNSNPVAVAPESAKVAQGFAREDLFTVVLEHFLTDTADHADYVLPATTQLEHWDIHGSYGHTDVLLNRPAIAPQGQARSNGQIFRDLAAHMARLDPAFATPHFSESDEALCRAAVAHTAIDFEELMERGYAHIPLPDAPFARGGFATPSGKCEFDNPRLAKLGINTLPDYLPNYEPPTAEFPLAMISPPARNFLNSTFANVASLQRMEERPLLELHPDDASARGIADGDTLRVFNARGEHVCHAAINGRARPGVVVGLGIWWRKQGLNGTNVNELTHQQLTDIGRAPCFYDCAVQVQRA; this is translated from the coding sequence ATGCCTCACTCCTCCGACGCCCCCGTTCAAGTCATAGGCGCCTGCCCGCATGACTGCCCCGATACCTGCTCGCTGGTGACTACGGTGTCCCAGGGTGCTGCCATCAAGGTGCAGGGCAACACCGCCCATCCGCACACCGGCGGCGTGCTCTGCGCCAAAGTCAGCAAGTACACTGAGCGCAGCTATCACGCCGATCGCGTGCTGCAGCCTTTGAAGCGCAGCGGCCCCAAGGGCAGCGGCCAGTTCGTTCCCGTCAGCTGGGATGAGGCGCTTGCCGACATCGCCCAGCGCCTGCACACGATTGCTCAGCGCGACCCCGAAGCCATACTGCCCTACAGCTACGCCGGCACCATGGGCATGGTGCAAAGCGAGAGCATGGACCGGCGCTTTTTTCACCAGCTGGGCGCCAGCCTGCTGGACCGCACCATCTGCGCCAGCGCCGGCAGCGAAGCCCTGGCCCATACCTATGGCGGCAAGCTGGGCATGCGCGTGCAGTTCTTTGCCGAAAGCCGGCTGATCCTGATCTGGGGCAGCAACTCCATTGCCAGCAATCTGCACTTCTGGCGCTATGCGCAGGAGGCCAAGCGCAATGGCGCCAAGCTGATCTGCATCGATCCGCGCAAAAGCGAGACCGCCGACAAATGCCATGAACATCTGCAGCTGCTGCCGGGCACCGATGCCGCGCTGGCCCTGGCGCTGATGCATGAACTCATAGTCAACAACTGGCTAGATGAAGACTATATTGCCCAGTACACACAAGGCTGGGATGCTCTCAAAGAAAGAGCGCTGCAATGGACGCCCGAGCGCGCAGCCGCTGTCTGCGGTCTGGCGGCGGAACAGATTCGCTCTCTGGCACGCGACTACGGCACCACCGAGCACGCCGCCATCCGCCTGAACTACGGCATGCAGCGCGTGCGCGGTGGCGGCAATGCCGTGCGCGCCATTGCCTGCCTGCCGGCCCTGATCGGCGCATGGCGCCACCGCGCCGGTGGTCTGCTGCTGTCCAGCTCCGGCGTATCGCCTTTCAACCGGCCACAGCTGCACATGCCCCAGTTGCTGGGCGAGCGCCGCCCGCGCACGCTGAACATGAGCCAGATTGGCGATGTGCTGCTGCACCCCGGCAATGCCGAATTCGGCCCCAGGGTCGAAGCGGTGGTGGTCTACAACAGCAATCCCGTGGCGGTGGCACCCGAATCGGCTAAAGTGGCCCAAGGCTTTGCCCGCGAGGACTTGTTCACCGTAGTGCTGGAGCATTTTCTGACCGACACCGCCGACCATGCCGACTATGTGCTGCCGGCCACCACCCAGCTCGAGCATTGGGACATTCACGGCAGCTACGGCCACACCGATGTGCTGCTCAACCGCCCGGCCATTGCGCCCCAGGGCCAGGCGCGCAGCAACGGCCAGATCTTTCGCGATCTGGCCGCCCACATGGCCCGGCTTGACCCGGCCTTTGCTACGCCCCATTTTTCAGAATCAGATGAGGCGCTATGCCGCGCAGCAGTTGCGCATACAGCTATTGATTTTGAAGAATTAATGGAGCGCGGCTACGCACATATTCCGCTGCCCGACGCGCCGTTTGCGCGGGGCGGCTTTGCCACGCCATCGGGCAAGTGCGAGTTCGACAATCCCCGGCTGGCCAAGCTGGGCATCAACACCTTGCCCGACTACCTGCCCAATTACGAGCCGCCCACGGCCGAGTTTCCACTGGCCATGATCTCGCCGCCGGCGCGCAACTTCCTCAACAGCACCTTTGCCAACGTGGCCAGCCTGCAGCGCATGGAAGAGCGGCCGCTGCTGGAGCTGCACCCCGACGATGCCAGCGCGCGCGGCATTGCCGATGGCGATACCTTGCGCGTCTTCAACGCCCGGGGCGAACATGTCTGCCACGCGGCCATCAACGGCAGAGCGCGCCCCGGCGTGGTGGTCGGGCTGGGCATCTGGTGGCGCAAACAGGGCCTGAACGGCACGAATGTGAACGAGCTGACCCACCAGCAGCTCACCGACATAGGCCGGGCCCCCTGCTTTTACGACTGTGCCGTCCAGGTCCAGCGTGCCTGA
- a CDS encoding sensor domain-containing diguanylate cyclase, producing the protein MDLRRLILVLTICSALIPFANTFYAGYLVQRQQLIDNTLEGHYAYATKLARSTDDFLQSALQQLDYSAKLLGPHMGDENYLSQEATRLRLQTKSFNSVTVLDHTGYVLATSPDTLQIKGKTLKSANVLEALETKKPVISSPYLAITGNFIIFISQPVFAADGKFLGVVGGSIYLKQESMLDTLLGSHFYHDGSYVYVVDKSKQIIYHPDGKRVGERIQNNAAIEQIHEGESGQVPLVNSRGVEMLAGYAIVPSTGWGIVAQRPRAATLAPLNELMRSVLYKTLPIAIIMLGVIWWSARRIASPLRQLANGAHDMDKPETAQNIQSVKSWYFESHELKKAMIKGIGLLHRNITKLREDVNTDPLTGLGNRRHLDAAIAEFQAQSIPFAVVALDIDHFKRVNDGFGHDAGDEVLRLLALQMREVSRLDDVPCRVGGEEFLLLLPKAPLHSAAQVAERLRALVESTPLPAVGRITVSLGVSAWPDSDADIKTVFQQADAMLYTAKRGGRNRVAIYGHSVSPTTQPAALI; encoded by the coding sequence ATGGATCTGCGCCGCCTGATTCTGGTGCTGACCATCTGCAGCGCCCTGATCCCGTTCGCCAACACCTTCTACGCCGGCTATCTGGTGCAGCGCCAGCAACTGATAGACAACACGCTGGAAGGCCACTATGCCTATGCCACCAAGCTGGCCCGCAGCACCGATGATTTTCTGCAGTCCGCCCTGCAGCAGCTGGACTACAGCGCCAAGCTGCTGGGCCCGCATATGGGCGACGAAAACTACCTGAGCCAGGAGGCGACGCGCCTGCGCCTGCAGACCAAGAGTTTCAACTCCGTCACCGTCCTCGACCACACCGGCTATGTGCTGGCCACCTCGCCCGATACCTTGCAGATCAAGGGCAAGACACTGAAAAGTGCCAACGTGCTTGAGGCCCTGGAGACCAAGAAGCCGGTGATCAGCTCGCCCTATCTGGCCATCACCGGCAATTTCATCATCTTCATTTCCCAGCCGGTGTTTGCGGCCGACGGCAAGTTCCTGGGCGTCGTGGGCGGCAGCATCTACCTCAAGCAGGAGAGCATGCTGGACACGCTGCTGGGCTCGCACTTCTACCACGACGGCTCCTACGTCTATGTGGTGGACAAGAGCAAGCAAATCATCTATCACCCCGACGGCAAGCGCGTGGGGGAAAGAATTCAGAACAATGCCGCCATCGAACAAATCCATGAGGGAGAATCCGGCCAAGTCCCGCTGGTCAACAGCCGGGGCGTGGAGATGCTGGCCGGCTATGCCATCGTGCCCTCCACGGGCTGGGGCATCGTGGCCCAGCGCCCCAGAGCCGCCACTCTGGCGCCGCTCAACGAGCTGATGCGCTCCGTGCTCTACAAGACCCTGCCCATCGCCATCATCATGCTGGGGGTGATCTGGTGGAGCGCACGCCGCATTGCCAGCCCGCTGCGACAGCTGGCCAATGGCGCACACGACATGGACAAGCCCGAAACCGCGCAGAACATCCAGTCCGTCAAGTCCTGGTATTTCGAATCCCATGAGCTGAAAAAAGCCATGATCAAAGGCATTGGTCTGCTGCATCGCAACATCACCAAGCTGCGCGAGGATGTGAACACCGACCCCCTCACCGGCCTGGGCAATCGCCGCCATCTGGATGCCGCCATTGCAGAGTTTCAAGCGCAGAGCATTCCGTTTGCCGTGGTGGCCCTGGATATAGACCACTTCAAGCGGGTCAACGACGGCTTTGGTCACGATGCCGGCGACGAGGTGCTCAGGCTGCTGGCCCTGCAGATGCGCGAAGTTTCGCGCCTGGACGATGTTCCCTGCCGCGTGGGAGGCGAAGAGTTCCTGCTGCTGCTGCCCAAGGCACCGCTGCACAGTGCGGCCCAGGTGGCAGAGCGCCTGCGTGCGTTGGTGGAGAGCACGCCGCTGCCCGCTGTAGGTCGTATCACCGTGTCCCTGGGTGTGTCAGCCTGGCCGGATAGCGATGCCGATATCAAGACCGTTTTCCAGCAGGCCGATGCCATGCTCTATACCGCCAAGCGCGGCGGCCGCAACCGTGTGGCGATTTACGGCCACAGCGTCAGCCCCACCACACAGCCCGCAGCCCTGATCTGA
- a CDS encoding MFS transporter, whose translation MPDNKTTNTSGSFAPLAIPVFAVLWAATVLGNIGSFMRDVASAWMVTELSSSPTAVALIQTAATLPVFLLAIPAGVLSDILDRRRFLIGVQVLLGAVSGTLLVLAQTNTLTVEYLVALTFVGGIGAALMGPTWQSIVPELVPRSELKSAVALNSLGINIARAIGPAAGGLLLASFGAAAAYGLDVLSYVFVIAALIWWKRPKAEASALNEQFFGAFRAGVRYARASRELHVVLLRAAVFFLFASAVWALLPLVARRMLGGTAGFYGVMLGAVGAGAILGAVLLPQLRKRLDTDGLVLLASVVTAFVMAVLTLAPPQWLAVVLMLVLGLGWILALTTLNGVAQAVLPNWVRGRGLAIYLMVFNGAMALGSLGWGLIAGQLGLQVTLLVGAVGLVLVSLIFHRIKLPTGEADLQPSKHWPEPLLAEPVAHDRGPVMIQIEYQIAREDLPAFFQAMQQVAHERRRDGAYAWGVAEHTGEPGRVIEWFLVESWAEHLRQHGRVSKADADLQAAALRYHQGADKPVVHHFLALDGRSAQTEPVMPDH comes from the coding sequence GTGCCGGATAACAAAACCACCAACACCTCGGGCAGCTTCGCGCCGCTCGCCATCCCCGTCTTCGCCGTGCTGTGGGCCGCCACGGTGCTGGGCAACATCGGCAGCTTTATGCGCGATGTGGCCAGTGCCTGGATGGTGACCGAGCTCTCGTCCAGCCCCACGGCCGTGGCCCTGATCCAGACGGCGGCCACGCTGCCCGTCTTTCTGCTGGCCATTCCCGCCGGTGTGCTGTCCGACATCCTGGACCGCCGCCGTTTCCTCATCGGTGTGCAGGTGCTGCTAGGCGCCGTGAGCGGCACGCTGCTGGTGCTGGCCCAGACGAATACTCTCACAGTGGAATACCTGGTGGCCCTGACCTTTGTGGGCGGCATTGGCGCCGCCCTCATGGGCCCGACCTGGCAGTCCATCGTGCCCGAGCTGGTGCCGCGCAGCGAACTCAAAAGCGCCGTGGCCCTGAACTCCCTGGGCATCAATATCGCCCGCGCCATCGGTCCGGCCGCCGGCGGCCTGCTGCTGGCCAGCTTCGGCGCCGCCGCGGCCTACGGCCTCGACGTGCTCAGCTATGTCTTCGTGATCGCTGCCCTGATCTGGTGGAAACGCCCCAAGGCCGAAGCCTCGGCGCTCAATGAGCAGTTCTTCGGTGCCTTCCGGGCCGGCGTGCGCTATGCCCGTGCCAGCCGCGAGCTGCATGTGGTGTTGCTGCGTGCCGCCGTGTTCTTTCTGTTCGCCAGCGCGGTCTGGGCGCTACTGCCTCTGGTGGCACGGCGCATGCTGGGCGGCACGGCCGGTTTCTACGGCGTGATGCTGGGCGCCGTGGGCGCGGGGGCCATTCTGGGCGCTGTGCTGCTGCCCCAACTGCGCAAGCGCTTGGATACCGACGGCCTGGTGCTGCTGGCTTCGGTGGTCACGGCCTTTGTCATGGCCGTGCTGACCCTGGCGCCGCCCCAGTGGTTGGCCGTGGTGCTGATGCTGGTGCTGGGCCTGGGCTGGATTCTTGCGCTGACCACGCTCAACGGCGTGGCCCAGGCGGTGTTGCCCAACTGGGTGCGCGGTCGCGGTCTGGCTATCTACCTCATGGTGTTCAACGGTGCCATGGCTCTGGGCAGCCTGGGCTGGGGCCTGATCGCCGGCCAGTTGGGCCTGCAGGTCACGCTGCTGGTCGGTGCCGTGGGCCTGGTGCTGGTGTCGCTGATCTTCCACCGCATCAAGCTGCCCACTGGCGAGGCCGATCTGCAGCCGTCCAAGCACTGGCCCGAACCGTTGTTGGCCGAGCCTGTGGCCCACGACCGTGGCCCGGTCATGATCCAGATCGAGTACCAGATCGCCCGCGAAGACCTGCCCGCCTTTTTTCAGGCCATGCAGCAGGTGGCCCATGAACGTCGCCGTGATGGCGCTTATGCCTGGGGTGTGGCGGAGCATACTGGCGAGCCGGGCCGCGTGATCGAATGGTTCCTGGTCGAATCCTGGGCCGAGCACCTGCGCCAGCATGGCCGCGTCTCCAAGGCCGATGCCGACCTGCAGGCCGCTGCGCTGCGCTACCACCAGGGGGCAGACAAGCCTGTAGTCCACCATTTCTTGGCGCTGGATGGCCGCAGCGCCCAGACCGAGCCTGTCATGCCTGATCACTGA
- a CDS encoding DoxX family protein, with amino-acid sequence MDTLRTAATAPWVQSLALLCLCAAYLQGGVDKARNFGGAVAEMRQFGLAPAAPIAVATIALQLGASVLIVSGWYRWAGALALAAFTVVAALLADRFWSAPQAERQRTANAFFEHWGLVGGMLLVAWHDLGGHRAG; translated from the coding sequence ATGGACACGCTGCGCACCGCCGCCACCGCACCCTGGGTGCAGTCGCTGGCCCTGCTATGTCTGTGCGCCGCCTACTTGCAAGGCGGTGTGGACAAGGCGCGCAACTTCGGCGGGGCCGTCGCCGAGATGCGCCAGTTCGGCCTGGCGCCGGCGGCGCCCATCGCGGTGGCCACCATCGCACTGCAGCTGGGCGCCTCGGTGCTGATCGTCTCGGGCTGGTACCGCTGGGCGGGTGCCCTGGCGCTGGCGGCTTTCACTGTGGTTGCGGCCTTGCTGGCCGACCGTTTCTGGTCCGCGCCGCAGGCCGAACGCCAGCGCACAGCCAACGCATTTTTTGAACATTGGGGCCTGGTGGGCGGCATGCTGCTCGTCGCCTGGCACGACCTGGGAGGCCACCGTGCCGGATAA